The following are encoded together in the Montipora foliosa isolate CH-2021 chromosome 12, ASM3666993v2, whole genome shotgun sequence genome:
- the LOC137981149 gene encoding uncharacterized protein, which produces MAASQESNINLWKLSRLLADHERSIEWCKEHNLLSSSMKCPKPECGNALKWQRRTASGDGFVWRCSRKNCNGQASIRQKSWFSGSKLSLEKILALTYAWAHKFTTTQAVHETALDEETTSTETVIDWYNYCREVCADRIMKQHARPIGGPGTTVEIDESKFGKMKYHKGRYIEGQWVFGGICRETKACFLVPVELLPIIRAQILPGTRVMSDMWKAYDCLQDEGYHHLRVNHRLNFVDPDTLAHTQRIENTWWGVKRSMPRAGTSVNLVESYLQEWLWRQQNKSDPFGNIIEHIADLYNVR; this is translated from the coding sequence ATGGCCGCCTCTCAAGAATCAAATATAAACTTATGGAAACTATCCCGACTTTTAGCCGATCACGAGCGgagcatagagtggtgcaaagagcaCAATCTACTCTCGTCGTCAATGAAATGCCCTAAACCTGAGTGCGGAAACGCACTCAAATGGCAAAGACGAACTGCATCGGGGGATGGATTTGTTTGGCGATGCtctagaaaaaactgcaatggacaagcttcaatccgccagaagtCATGGTTTTCTGGTAGTAAGCtttcccttgaaaaaatattagccctaacTTACGCTTGGGCGCATAAATTCACCACAACACAAGCAGTGCACGAAACCGCGTTAGATGAAGAAACCACCTCGACAGAAACGGTGATAGATTGGTATAACTATTGCCGGGAGGTTTGTGCAGATAGAATAATGAAACAACATGCGAGGCCAATAGGCGGTCCTGGTACAACTGTTGAGATTGATGAGTCCAAGTTTGGCAAGATGAAGTATCACAAAGGTCGCTACATCGAAGGACAGTGGGTCTTTGGTGGCATTTGCCGGGAAACCAAGGCCTGCTTCCTTGTCCCGGTAGAGCTCTTGCCAATTATCCGCGCTCAAATATTGCCTGGAACACGCGTGATGAGCGACATGTGGAAAGCTTACGATTGCCTACAAGACGAGGGCTATCATCATCTCagagttaaccatcgcctaaacttcgttgACCCAGACACGCTTGCCCACACGCAGCGCATTGAAAATACATGGTGGGGAgtaaaacgaagtatgcctcgtgcAGGAACATCCGTGAATCTGGTTGAAAGCTACCTACAGGAGTGGTTGTggcgtcagcaaaacaaaagtgaTCCATTCGGAAACATCATTGAGCATATCGCTGATTTGTACAATGTGCGATAA